CAAACAGACAGAGAAAAAGGTCATAAAGGCATCAACGCTTTTATAGTAGAAAAGGGAACTGAAGGTTTTCACATTGGTCCAAAAGAAGACAAATTAGGAATCCGTGGCTCAGACACACACACCTTACAATTTAACGATGTAAAAGTACCCAAAGAAAACAGAATTGGTGAAGATGGTTTTGGCTTTAAGTTTGCCATGAAAACACTTTCTGGAGGTAGAATTGGCATTGCCGCACAAGCCTTAGGTATTGCTGCCGGCGCTTACGAACTAGCCTTAAAATACTCAAAACAACGTAAAGCTTTTGGCACAGAAATTTGCAACCACCAAGCAATTGCTTTTAAATTAGCAGACATGCACACAGAAATTGAAGCTGCAAGAATGCTGGTTAGAAAAGCGGCATGGGACAAAGACCAAGGTAATAATTACGACATGTCTTCTGCAATGGCAAAACTATACGCAAGTAAAGTTGCCATGGAGCACACCGTAGAAGCCGTACAAATTCACGGAGGAAACGGCTTTGTAAAAGACTACCACGTAGAACGCTTAATGCGCGATGCTAAAATCACCCAAATTTACGAAGGAACTTCTGAGATTCAGAAAATTGTAATTTCTAGAGGAATAATCAAAGGATAAACAACACCTATATATAAGTTATAAAAAAATCCATCTTACTATAAGGTGGATTTTTATTTTGGGCGTGTTTTTGAGAAAAACAAAAACCGCGCTATTCACTATATCTTTTTAAATACATTATCGCAAAGTTTCCTCTTTTTTGCAAAATACTCACAATTAAAAAGCAAACTACACTTATTTGCCAACCTTTTAAAAAGGATGCCGTTGCTATCGCTCACGCAACTACTTGCCATCAACATTTAAATAACCAACTAATTTTACCGCCCTAAAACACAAACAAATATCCGCCACAATACACAAACCCTACTTAAAACTCCAATTCAACATCATACAACTGCAAACCAGAAGAAGGCGCATTGTTTCTCATATACTTCCTATCGTTATCTTCTTTTAAGGAAGCTTCAATAAATTCTAAATCTAAATTTCCTTTTCCTACTTCAAAAAGCGTTGCCATCATCAATCTAATTTGATATCGCAAAAATCCTTTTCCTCTCACCTTAAATATATACGATTTTTCAGGAAAAAAATTAGCCGTTAAAACATCATTTTCTACAATTTCACAACTATCAATCACTCTTTTAAAAATCGTTTGTGCACTAGGTCTTGTGCAATATTTATGAAAATAATGTTCTCCCTCAAAAAGATTTGCTGCTTTTAACATCAAATCAAGATCAAGATTTTCATCAACATTTACAATAAAAGGCGCCGAAAAGGGATGATTCTTCTCGCCAAAAGAAAAATAATAATGATACTCCTTTACCTTAGCACAGTTAATCACATTAAAACTTCGATCTACTTTTTTTATAGAAACACCTCTAAAATCGGGAGAAAAATTAGCATTTAAAGAATCTATAAACCCAATTTCACTAACAAGCTTATCTGTAAACATCTGAATATAATAGGTATTTGCAGAAACCTTAGCGTCCGTTCTACCTACACCAATCGTTTTGTAATTAACATCTTCAAAAACAAAAGACAAGGTTTTATCTACCATATCGTGCAATGTTTTAGCGTTTGTTTGTTTTTGCCACCCAGAAAAACGAAAACCGAGAAATTGTAACTTAATTATATAAGAAAATGAATATTTCATAGGTGCAAATGTACAATAATTGCATTTTTTTTCACAAAAGGTTCATTTTTATGAATATCCTAAAATTTTGACACCCATTTTTACATACCCAACATTTTACACCCTACAAAAACTTCAAAATGAAGTTATCTCAAATTAACCCCCCTTTTTTTGAGGGTCTAAACTCAAAAACAAGTATTTTTAAAAACACACCCCTTGCCAGTTTCAATTTAATATTTACTTTTGACACAGTTCAATTAATAAAAATTCATTTAACACAAAAAGAACAAACATTATGAAAAAAGTAATTTTTACATTATTATTAGCAACAAGCTTAATAGTAACTGGACAAGAAAAAGAAGACGAAGGAACTTTCACATTAAGCGGAACAGTTGACGTATACGGAACTACTAATTTTACAAAAGACCCAGGAACTCCTGGTATATTAATAGCTAACCCAGAAAACGCAAACGCTTTTGGTTTAGGTTTTGCAAATACTGTATTTGCTTATGAAAAAGGAAAAGCAGGAGTTGTTGCTGATATTGCATTTGGACCTAGAGCAGATGATGCAAACATGGCAGGAGCAATTAATC
The nucleotide sequence above comes from Polaribacter butkevichii. Encoded proteins:
- a CDS encoding acyl-CoA dehydrogenase: MDFSLTEEHIMIRDAARDFAQTELLPGVIERDNKQEFPQELVKKMGDLGFLGIMVDPKYGGSGMDTISYVLIMEELSKIDASASVIVSVNNSLVCYGLEAYANEDQKQKYLTKLATGEFVGAFCLSEPEAGSDATSQATTAEDKGDHYIINGTKNWITSGGRADVYLVIAQTDREKGHKGINAFIVEKGTEGFHIGPKEDKLGIRGSDTHTLQFNDVKVPKENRIGEDGFGFKFAMKTLSGGRIGIAAQALGIAAGAYELALKYSKQRKAFGTEICNHQAIAFKLADMHTEIEAARMLVRKAAWDKDQGNNYDMSSAMAKLYASKVAMEHTVEAVQIHGGNGFVKDYHVERLMRDAKITQIYEGTSEIQKIVISRGIIKG
- a CDS encoding tRNA pseudouridine(38-40) synthase TruA, whose protein sequence is MKYSFSYIIKLQFLGFRFSGWQKQTNAKTLHDMVDKTLSFVFEDVNYKTIGVGRTDAKVSANTYYIQMFTDKLVSEIGFIDSLNANFSPDFRGVSIKKVDRSFNVINCAKVKEYHYYFSFGEKNHPFSAPFIVNVDENLDLDLMLKAANLFEGEHYFHKYCTRPSAQTIFKRVIDSCEIVENDVLTANFFPEKSYIFKVRGKGFLRYQIRLMMATLFEVGKGNLDLEFIEASLKEDNDRKYMRNNAPSSGLQLYDVELEF